Proteins found in one Thermaerobacter subterraneus DSM 13965 genomic segment:
- a CDS encoding arsenate reductase ArsC, with translation MFLCTGNSARSQMAEGLARSLLGGTWEVYSAGLDPKGVHPLAVRAMDEIGIDIRAQSSKPIDPALLDRMDLIVTLCDDAAERCPVTPPHVRRLHWSLPDPSAVEGTEEQRLAAFRRVRDELLRRIRQALLPPGRPGLAPGVGDGGEEE, from the coding sequence ATGTTCCTGTGCACCGGCAATTCGGCGCGGAGCCAGATGGCGGAAGGACTGGCCAGATCCTTGCTCGGAGGGACCTGGGAGGTGTACAGCGCAGGCCTGGATCCGAAGGGGGTACACCCGCTGGCCGTTCGCGCCATGGACGAGATCGGCATCGACATCCGCGCTCAGTCCTCCAAGCCCATCGATCCCGCACTGCTCGACCGGATGGACCTCATCGTCACCCTGTGCGACGATGCGGCCGAGCGCTGCCCGGTGACCCCACCCCACGTGCGGCGGCTGCACTGGTCCCTGCCCGATCCGTCGGCCGTCGAGGGGACGGAAGAACAACGGCTGGCCGCCTTTCGCCGGGTGCGCGACGAGCTGCTCCGGCGTATCCGGCAAGCGTTGCTTCCGCCCGGTCGTCCCGGTCTCGCTCCGGGCGTGGGAGACGGCGGCGAGGAGGAGTGA
- a CDS encoding glycerol-3-phosphate responsive antiterminator encodes MGDTEMDGAPRVSSRQALNRYPIIPAVRREEDLDAALGSPAGALFLLSASLLTLPRVIERCRAAGKAVFVHYDLVEGLAGDRSGVEFLARYARPDGIITTRSTVTRYSLEAGLETILRIFALDSAAVATAVQVIRRTQPGAVEVLPASLPAWVFAEIRTVHGGPLVAGGLVRVLPDIKKVLAAGATAVSTSSPALWGGLESG; translated from the coding sequence ATGGGGGACACGGAGATGGATGGGGCGCCGCGGGTGTCGTCGCGGCAGGCGCTGAACCGGTACCCGATCATCCCGGCGGTGCGGCGGGAAGAAGACCTGGACGCGGCCCTGGGCTCGCCGGCGGGAGCCTTGTTCCTGCTCAGCGCCAGCTTGCTCACCCTGCCGCGGGTGATCGAGCGCTGCCGGGCTGCGGGCAAGGCCGTGTTCGTCCACTACGACCTGGTGGAGGGGCTGGCGGGCGATCGCAGCGGGGTCGAGTTCCTGGCCCGCTACGCCCGGCCCGACGGGATCATCACCACCCGCAGCACCGTGACCCGCTACAGCCTGGAGGCGGGTCTGGAGACCATCCTGCGGATCTTCGCCCTGGACAGCGCGGCCGTGGCCACCGCGGTCCAGGTGATCCGGCGCACCCAGCCCGGGGCCGTGGAAGTGCTGCCGGCTTCGCTGCCTGCCTGGGTTTTCGCCGAGATCCGCACCGTGCACGGGGGGCCCCTGGTGGCGGGGGGACTGGTCCGGGTCCTCCCGGACATCAAGAAGGTGCTGGCGGCCGGTGCCACGGCCGTCTCCACCAGTAGTCCTGCCCTGTGGGGCGGGTTGGAGTCCGGTTAG
- the pstB gene encoding phosphate ABC transporter ATP-binding protein PstB, whose product MESSIKLSVHGLSAWYGDRKVLHGVSLEVGAKAITAIIGPSGCGKSTLIRCLNRMHEVVPGARVEGSVYVDGADIYAPGVDPVMVRRRIGMVFQRPTPFPTMSIFDNVASGLRLGGRLPKPQIAERVEQALRAAALWDEVKDRLNAPATALSGGQQQRLCIARALAVDPDVLLLDEPTSALDPAATARIEDLVTELKQRYTIVIVTHNMQQAARVADRTAFFLNGELIEYGPTSAIFTRPRDKRTEDYITGRFG is encoded by the coding sequence ATGGAGAGTTCGATCAAGTTGTCCGTACATGGTTTGTCGGCCTGGTACGGGGATCGCAAGGTCCTGCACGGGGTGAGCCTCGAGGTCGGTGCAAAGGCCATCACCGCCATCATCGGTCCGTCGGGTTGCGGTAAGTCGACCCTGATCCGGTGCCTCAACCGCATGCACGAGGTGGTACCGGGCGCGCGGGTCGAAGGGAGCGTCTACGTGGACGGGGCCGACATCTACGCACCGGGCGTGGACCCGGTGATGGTGCGGCGCCGAATCGGCATGGTGTTCCAGCGGCCGACGCCGTTCCCCACCATGTCCATCTTCGACAACGTGGCCTCGGGGTTGCGTCTGGGTGGGCGTCTTCCGAAGCCGCAGATAGCGGAACGGGTCGAGCAGGCGCTCAGGGCGGCGGCGTTGTGGGACGAGGTGAAGGACCGCCTCAACGCACCGGCCACCGCCCTCTCGGGCGGCCAGCAGCAGCGGCTGTGCATCGCCCGGGCCCTGGCCGTCGACCCGGACGTGCTCCTCCTGGACGAACCCACCTCCGCGCTGGATCCGGCGGCCACAGCCCGGATTGAGGACCTGGTCACGGAACTCAAGCAGCGGTACACCATCGTCATCGTTACGCACAACATGCAGCAGGCGGCCCGCGTCGCGGATCGGACGGCCTTCTTCCTAAACGGCGAGCTGATCGAGTACGGGCCGACGTCGGCGATCTTCACCCGGCCCCGCGACAAGCGAACGGAGGATTACATCACGGGTCGCTTTGGTTGA
- the pstA gene encoding phosphate ABC transporter permease PstA, which yields MMQPAENAHPFAPDPVLRRRVVADRVLRWLPVLATGIVLVSLVIVMAYVVREGMAAISWEFLTSLPGAVTDQGGGVGNGIVGTLIVVLVASLVAVPVGILAGIYLAEFGDGRLGTLLRFLTEVLSGVPSIVVGLFIYGLVVLRTGTFSALAGSIALAVIMLPLVTRTTEEMLRLVPGAVREAGLALGISPWKVTLRIVLPAAAGGVLTGVMLAVARIAGETAPLLFTALNNNFWSWRLDQPIATLSVQVFTFALTPFENAQQKAWGGAFILITLVLALNIVARTLVARRQGGGTN from the coding sequence CCGTTTGCTCCGGATCCGGTGCTACGGCGCAGGGTCGTCGCCGACAGGGTCTTGCGGTGGCTGCCGGTCCTGGCCACGGGCATTGTCCTGGTTTCCCTGGTCATCGTGATGGCGTATGTCGTTCGCGAAGGGATGGCAGCGATCAGCTGGGAGTTCCTCACCTCGCTGCCGGGCGCGGTGACCGACCAGGGTGGTGGCGTGGGCAACGGCATCGTGGGCACGTTGATCGTCGTCCTGGTCGCGTCCTTGGTGGCGGTGCCGGTGGGGATCCTGGCGGGTATCTATCTGGCCGAGTTCGGCGACGGGCGCCTCGGCACCCTGCTCCGGTTTTTGACGGAGGTTCTGAGCGGGGTGCCGTCCATCGTGGTGGGCCTGTTCATCTACGGGCTCGTTGTGTTACGCACGGGCACGTTCTCGGCTCTGGCGGGAAGCATCGCCCTGGCCGTGATCATGCTGCCGCTGGTGACCCGCACCACCGAGGAGATGCTGCGCCTCGTCCCCGGGGCTGTGCGCGAGGCGGGACTGGCCCTCGGCATTTCACCCTGGAAGGTGACGTTGCGAATCGTTCTCCCGGCGGCAGCGGGTGGCGTACTGACCGGCGTGATGCTCGCCGTGGCCCGCATCGCAGGCGAGACGGCACCGTTGCTTTTTACGGCGCTCAACAACAATTTCTGGTCCTGGCGTCTCGACCAGCCCATTGCCACCCTCTCGGTCCAGGTGTTTACCTTCGCCTTGACCCCCTTTGAGAACGCGCAGCAGAAGGCGTGGGGCGGGGCGTTCATTCTGATCACCCTGGTCTTGGCCCTGAACATCGTGGCACGGACGCTGGTGGCGCGGCGGCAGGGAGGAGGGACGAACTAA
- the phoU gene encoding phosphate signaling complex protein PhoU yields the protein MARVSYHAELDALRRDLLRMGTQVEEGIRLAVESLKERNAEKAHRVLALEDEVDRMELDIERRCLNLIALQQPMAGDLRQIGMTLKVITDLERMADHAHDIAKVTLRLGDEPLIKPLVDIPRMAEVAEKMVRDGLKAFVEGDVELARAMVARDDELDHLFNQIFRELLMIMREKPGTVDQATQLLMVGSHLERIGDHATNLAEWVIYLVTGVRQELND from the coding sequence ATGGCGCGCGTCTCTTACCATGCCGAGCTGGATGCCCTGCGCCGGGACTTGCTGCGCATGGGGACCCAGGTGGAGGAAGGGATCCGGCTGGCGGTGGAATCCCTCAAGGAGCGGAATGCGGAGAAGGCCCACAGGGTCCTGGCGCTGGAGGACGAGGTCGACCGCATGGAGCTGGACATCGAACGGCGCTGCCTGAACCTGATCGCCCTGCAACAGCCCATGGCAGGCGACCTGCGGCAGATCGGCATGACCCTAAAGGTGATCACCGACCTGGAACGCATGGCCGATCACGCCCACGACATCGCCAAAGTGACGTTGCGCCTGGGCGATGAGCCTCTGATCAAGCCGCTGGTGGACATTCCGCGCATGGCGGAGGTCGCGGAGAAGATGGTGCGGGATGGCCTGAAGGCCTTCGTCGAAGGCGACGTGGAACTGGCCCGGGCCATGGTGGCCCGGGACGATGAGCTGGACCACCTGTTCAACCAGATCTTCCGCGAGCTCTTGATGATCATGCGCGAAAAGCCGGGCACGGTGGACCAGGCCACCCAGCTGCTGATGGTGGGCTCCCACCTGGAGCGCATCGGCGACCACGCGACCAACCTGGCCGAGTGGGTGATCTACCTGGTGACCGGCGTCCGCCAGGAGCTCAATGACTGA